CGCCCAGGACGCACCGCTGATTCGCGAGGTCTGGACTCGCGATCAGGTCCGCGACTTCTTCGAGAAGAGCGGCGAAAGCTTCAAGGCCGAGTGGGTGATGGAGCTGCCGGAGCAGGAGACGATCACCATGTATCGCTCCGGCGAGTGGGTCGATCTCTGCCGCGGTCCGCACCTCGCCTCGACCGGCAAGCTCGATCCGAACGCGTTCAGGCTGACCCGGGTCTCCGGCGCCTATTGGCGCGGCGATCAGAAGAACGCGATGCTGTCGCGTATCTACGGCACCGGCTGGCTCAACAAGAAGCAGCTCGATGCTCACCTGGTTCGGCTCGAGGAGGCCGCCAAGCGCGACCATCGCCGCATCGGCCAGGAGATGGACCTGTTCCACCTTCAGTCCGAAGCGCAGGGCTCGGTGTTCTGGCACCCGAACGGCTATGTCGTCTGGCGCGCGCTCGAAGCCTATATGCGGCGCCGCCTGGACGCGACCGGCTATCGCGAGGTCAAGACTCCGCAGCTGATGGACGCCCGCCAGTGGGAGCAATCGGGTCACTGGGGCAAGTATCGCGAGAACATGTTCGTCGTGCCGGACGAGATCCCGAGCACCGAGGACGAGGCCCCGGTGCTGTCCGGCGACGCCGATCTGATGGCGCTCAAGCCGATGAACTGCCCGGCGCACGTGCTGATCTTCCGCCAGGGCATCAAATCCTATCGCGATCTGCCGATCCGCATGGCCGAATTCGGCTGCTGCCACCGCAACGAGCCCCACGGCGCCCTGCACGGCATCATGCGCGTGCGCCAGTTCACCCAGGACGATGCCCACATCTTCTGCCGCGAAGACCAGCTGATCGACGAAATTCGGGAATTCTGCGATCTGCTCGACAGCATCTATCGCGATCTCGGCTTCGACAATTACGCGATCAAGCTCGCGCTTCGCCCGGATCAGCGCTTCGGCTCCGACGCCGATTGGGACAAGGCGGAGCAGATCCTTCGAGACGCCGTCCGTGCCGCCGGCCGCGATACCGAGGATTACGGCTGGGAAGAGCTTCCCGGCGAAGGCGCCTTCTATGCGCCAAAGCTCGAATTCCACCTGCGCGACGCGATCGGGCGGACCTGGCAGGTCGGCACCATCCAGGCGGACACGGTTCTGCCGGAGCGGCTCGATGCGAGCTACATCGGTGAAGACGGCCAACGCCATCGTCCGGTGATGCTCCACCGCGCCATCCTCGGCACCTTCGAGCGCTTCATCGGCATCCTCATCGAGCATCATGCCGGCCGCTTCCCGGCCTGGCTGGCGCCGGTCCAGGCAGTGGTCGCGACGATTGTTTCGGACGCGGACGATTATGCCGACGAAGTCGTGCGGACGCTGCGCGCTGTCGGGCTTCGCGTCGAGGCCGATCTGCGCAACGAGAAGATCAACTACAAGGTCCGCGAACACAGCTTGAAGAAGGTCCCGAACCTGCTCGTCATCGGCAAGCGCGAGGCGGAAGAGCGCACCGTGGCACTTCGCCCGCTCGGCGTCGACGCGCGGCAGGAGGTGCTTTCACTGGACGCGCTGGTCGCGCGGCTGGTCGCCGAGGCGACGCCGCCGGATCTTCGCCCGAACTGAGCGTTCGCAGGCGTCGACCGAACGCAGCGGCGGCAATGTTGCCCCGCTGCGACGGCGCGAAAAAATGACTCGGCTGGTCACCGCTCCATCTTTCAATCAGGGGCGGGATTGACTACCTGTGCCCCTGAATAGGTCTAGATGGAGATTTTGCTATACGTCCGCCAATGATGAGGCGCCCTGTCGCCCCGCCGATGAACGGTCCTCGCTTCAACGAATTCATCTCCGTGCCGCGTGTGCGCGTGATCGATGAGAATGGCGAGAATCTCGGCGTAATGCTCACCGCCGAAGCGATGGAGCAGGCTGCGGAAGTCGGCCTCGACCTGGTCGAGGTCTCACCGGGCGCCGATCCGCCCGTGTGCAAGTTCCTCGATGTAGGCAAGTTCAAGTACGAGGCGCAGAAAAAGGCGAACCTCGCCCGCAAGTCGCAGAAGACGCAGGAGATCAAGGAGATCAAGATGCGTCCGAACATCGACGATCACGATTACGACACCAAGATGAAGAAGGTCGTCGACTTCATCAAGGAAGGCGACAAGGTGAAGATCACCCTGCGCTTCCGTGGTCGCGAGCTCGCCCATGGTCAGCTCGGCATGCAGCTTCTCCACCGGGTGCAGGAAGGCGTGGCGGAAATCGCCAAGGTCGAGCAGCATCCGCGCATGGAAGGCCGGCAGATGCTGATGGTGCTGTCGCCGCGCTGATTCGTGGCGACCGCCGGTTCGTCGAGCCGGTGAAGCTGCCGAACCCGCCTTCGCGCGCTGCGATCGTACCGAATAGCGGTGCAAATCGGGACAAACAGCCGCTCCTCGAAGTCTGCCGCTGCAGACGCTCGAGGGGCGGCTTTTTGCATCGCATGAGGATGCCGTAGCGGAAGCACTTCTCTATGGTTTCTGTCCGCAACCGATAATGTTGCGCAAACGCCATGAATTCGTCGGAATCGGCGGAAAAGCGCCGTTTCCAGCTTCCTGACCGCTGCATCTTTCATTAGCCTCTCAAAAAAACAGACAAAAAGTCGTTTGAGGGAGGATGCACTATGTCGAAGTCCTTTTGGCTTCTGTCGGCCGGGATCGCCGCAATGGCCGCCGCGCCGGCCTATGCGCAGGACAATACGCCCGAGGGTCAGGGGCCGGACAGCGCCACGGCAGCGAGTGGCGCGGTCCAGCAGGGCAGCCCCAATCAGGGCGCTGCCGCAGATGAGGGCGGGCAGACCGGCAACGAAATCATCATCACCGCCAATCGGCGCGCCAGCCCTCTGTCGGACGTGCCGATCGCCGTCAGCGCGGTGACTGCGGAGAGTCTGCAGAATTCGGGTGCCACCGACATCCGCACCCTCAACCAGCTCGCGCCGTCGCTGCTCGTCTCGTCGACCGGCACGGAGGCCAACGGCTCGGCCCGTATCCGCGGCATCGGCACCGTCGGCGACAACCCCGGGCTTGAGAGCTCGGTCGCGGTCTTCATCGACGGCGTCTATCGGAGCCGCACCGGCGTCGGCCTCAACGAACTCGGCGAGATCGAGCGGGTCGAAGTTCTGCGCGGTCCGCAGGGCACGTTGTTCGGCCGCAACGCTTCGGCCGGCCTGATCAACATCGTGTCGAAGAAGCCCGCCTTCGAGTTCGGCGGCGGCGGGGAGGTCACCTACGGCAATTACGATCTGTGGCGCTTTGCCGGCGGCATCACCGGCCCGATCACAGATACTCTCGCCTTCCGCCTGGACGGCGTCGCCGTCCAGCGCGACGGCTTCTACCGCAACATCACCCAGGGCGGCGACAGCGAGAGCGAGGTCAACGATCGCGATCGCTACTTCGTGCGCGGACAATTGCTGTTCCAGCCCAGCGAGGATCTCAGCTTCCGGCTGATCGGCGACTACACGCATCGCAACGAGAGCTGCTGCGCCGCCGTCTATGTCGCCACCAAGGAAACGGTCGATCCCACCGCCAACCCGACGACGCCCGGTTTCAACACCGACGGCGCCTTCGCGCTCAGTCCCAGCAACCGCATCGTCGACGTTCTGCGCAGGCTCGGCGGCGTCGTCAGCTTTCCGCCCGCCGATCCTTATGATCGCGAGGTCACGCTGAGCCCCAACCGCACCTTCAAGAACACGACCAAGGATTGGGGTCTTTCCGGCGAGCTCAACTACGATTTCGGCGGCGCGACTTTGACCTCGATCAGCGCCTATCGCTATTACAAATCCGGCGGTGCGGGCGACGTCGACTACTCCAACGTCGACATCACCTATCGCGCCGACGACGGCCTTGCCTACCGCCGGTTCAAAACCTTCACCCAGGAACTGCGCCTGCAGGGTGCGGCGTTCAACGACAAGCTCGACTGGCTGATCGGCGGCTATTACGCCAACGAGAAACTGCAGGTGTCCGACAATCTGAAGTTCGGCACGCAATATGGCGCCTTCGCATCGTGCCGGATCGTCGCGACGATCAATCCCAATCCGGTGCTTCGCGATCCGACCCGGGCGGGCTGCCTCAGCCCCACCGGCCGCGCGATCCTCTCCGGGCTCGTCCCCGGCACCACGCCGGCCTTCGGCCCGGCGACCCCGCTCGTCCTCGGCGGTATCGACCGCCTGTCCACCCTCAACGACCTCGGCGACCAGCGCGCCATCTACAATCAGTCGAGCGAGAACTGGGCGCTGTTCACCCACAATATCTTCAACATCACCGACGGCCTCAGCCTGACTCTCGGCGCGCGCTACACCCACGAGCGCAAGGAGTTCGACGCCAGCTTCAACAACAACAACAATGTCTGTCCGGCGCAGCAGGCCGCGCTCGGGCCTCTGCTCGCCAATCCGGCGCTCGGCGCCATTGCCGGCGGCATCGTCACCCTGACCTGCACCGGCAATTCGAGTTCGAGCCTCAACGGCCTCGCCCTAAACGACGATTTCAGCGAGAGCGAATGGACGGGAACGGCGGTGCTGTCGTGGAAGCCGACGCCGCGGCTGATGACCTATGCCAGCTATTCGAAGGGCTACAAGGCCGGCGGCTACAATCTCGACCGTTCGGATCTCGGCGGCATCAACGGCGTCTTCTCGCCGCGCACCAATGCCGACGCTCCCGGCCTGCGCTTCGAACCGGAGAAGGTCGACGCGTTCGAACTCGGCGCCAAGTGGAACCTGCGCAAGTTCAACCTGAACGTCGCCGCCTTCCGGCAGGAGTTCAAGACCTTCCAGCTCAACACGTTCAACGGCTCGATCTTCATCGTCCAGAACATCGCGTCCTGCTCCGACGATCTGAACGGTGCCGACATGGACAACAGCGCGACCACCGGCGTCTGCACCGGCAAGACCAAGGCCGGCGTGATTTCGCAGGGCGTCGAGCTGGAAGCCTCTTTGTTCCCGTCACCGGATCTCGCGATCACCGCCGGCTACACCTATGCCGACACCCACTATAAGCGGAACCTGGTCGGCAGCTCCGAAGGCGAGGCGCTCAGCCCGGCCCTGTTCCTGCTGCCGGGCAGCCAGCTTTCCAACGCTCCGAAGAATGTCGTGACGACCTCGATGTCGTTCACGCCCGACATCGGCACCAGCGGCCTTTCGGGCCTGGTCTACGTCGATGCCCGCATGACCTCGGACTTCAACACCGGCTCCGATCTGTTCCCGGAAAAGGCGCAGGACGGCTTCACCGTGGTCAATGCCCGCGTCGGCATTCGCGGACCCGGTCAGCGCTGGGCGCTGGAATTCTGGGGCCAGAACATCTTCAACGTCCAATATCAGCAGGTCGCTTTCAACACGCCGTTCCAGGGCGCCGGCAGCATTGCCCAGACCCAGGCCTTCGGCTCGGTCGGCAACCAGCTGTTCTCGTCCTTCCTGGCCGAACCGCGCACCTACGGCGTGACCGGCCGGTTCAAGTTCTGATCCAGGTTTCGGCCTCTCGGGGCCGAGGATGCCTAACAGGGGGAAGGGCCCTCGGCAGCCGCCGGGGGCCCTTTTCCGTCTTTCCGCAAGCGGATCAGGCGGCTTTCTGTCCGGCGGCGGGCTCGGACGCGGCTTTCAGCAATCGCTCCTGCAGCGCCTTGAGCCTGGTTGGGGAGACGATCTTCTCCCGCGCGGCATCGGTCAGGTAGAAAACGTCGACGGCCCGCTCGCCATAGGTGGCGATATGGGCCGAATGGACGATGATCTTCAGATCGTAGAGGGCGCGGGCGAGGCCGCTGAGCAGCGCCGCGCGGTCGCGCGCGTTGATCTCGACAACCGTGTAGCGGCTCGACGCATTGTTATCGATGAACACTTCGGGATGGACCGGGAAGGCTTCGGCGCGGGCGAGCGGCAGCGCCCGCGATTCGAGCCGCTCCATCGGGATCTCGGCCCCCTCGACCGCGCGCAGCACCATCTCCTCGAGGCGTTTCAGCTGGTGCCGATCCGCATAAGGGCCCCCGCTGGGCTCCTGGATCAGGAAATTGTCGATCGCCATGCCGTCATTGGTGGTGTGGATCCGCGCGTCGATGATGTTGCCGCCGGCAAGGCTGATCGCACCGGTAAGCCGGAAGAACAGGCCGCGGCGATCGGGCGCATAGACCGAAACCAGAGTGGCCCCGCGCTCGGTCTGGACCGAGGTCGAGATCGGGCATTCTACGCCGGGTGCGCGATCGCAGGCGTCCATCAGCCTGGCGTTGCGTTCGATGACCTCGATCGGCTCGGCCAGGAAATAGCTTCCGGGCAGCCGCCAGACGAGGCGTTCGAACCGGCTCTCGTCCCACTTGAGCCGTCCTGCGAGCTCCGCCTGGATCTCCGCGATCCGCTCCTTGCGGCCGGTCTCCTTGTGGCCGAGACGAAGCACCTCCTCGGCGGAATCGAACAATTCGCGCAGCAGCTGCCGCTTCCAGCTGTTCCACACGCCCGGCCCGACCGCCCGGATGTCGACGATGGTGAGCACCAGCAGCAAGCGCAGCCGCTCCAGGCTCTTCACATGCTCTGCGAAGTCCTGGATCGTCTTGGGATCGGAAAGGTCCCGCTTGAACGCGGTCGCCGACATTTGCAGGTGCCAGCGCACCAGCCACGCGACCGCATCCGTCTCGGCTTCGGTCAGGCCGAAACGCGGGCAGAGGCTTTCCGCGATCTCGGCGCCGAGAATCGAATGGTCGCCGCCGCGTCCCTTGGCGATGTCGTGGAGCAGCACCGCCACATAGAGCACGCGCCGCGAGGTGATCGACTTGAAGATGGAGGTGGCGAGCGGATGATCCTCCTTGAGTTCGCCGCGCTCGATCCGCGCGAGCAGGCCGATCGCGCGGATGGTGTGCTCGTCGACGGTATAATGATGGTACATGTCGAACTGCATCTGCGCCACGACACGGCCGAATTCGGGTACGAAGCGGCCGAACACCCCGGCCTCGTTCATCCAGCGCAGCACCGTCTCCGGATCGCGCGGGGAGGTCAGCACGTCGAGAAACAGGGCGTTGGCGCGCGGATCGGCACGCACGTCGCGGTCGATCAGCTTGGCGTCGCGGGCCGCGGCGCGCATCGCCAGCGGGTGGATCTCCAGGCCATCCCGATCGGCCAGCGCGAAGATCTGCAACAGTCTCGCGGGATCGTCCCGAAAGAAATCGTCATTCGGCAGCGCCAGCCGGCCGCGCTCGAGCACGAAGCCGTCGAGCTTGCGCCGCCTGCGGGTGAGCGCCGGAAAGCCGAAGCGCATGCCCCTGCGGGCGAACTTCTCGTCGAGATGGGCGAGGAACACCCCGGTCAGATCGCCGACCATCTTCGCGTGCAGGAAATAGTGCCGCATGAAGCGCTCGACCGGAAAGGTGCCCGGCCGCTGCGCGTAGTTCATCCTTGTCGCGATCTCGCGCTGATAGTCGAAGGTCAGACGCTCCTCGGCGCGATTGGCAACGAGGTGGAGATGGCAGCGCACGGCCCACAGGAAGCGCTCGGCGCGCTGGAACTGGCGCAACTCGTCGGGGGTCAGCAGTCCGACCTCGACCAGTTCGGCGACGCTGCCCACCTTGTAGGCATATTTCCCGATCCAGAACAAAGTGTGGAGGTCGCGAAGGCCGCCCTTGCCCTCCTTGACGTTGGGCTCGACGACGTAGCGGCTGTCGCCCATTCGTTCGTGACGGGCGTTGCGTTCCTGAAGCTTCTCGCTGACGAACTGGCGGACGGTGCCGGCGACCACCTCCTTGTGGAAGCGCTGCTCGCACTCCGCGTAGAGACGCTCGTCGCCCCACAGATAGCGCGCCTCGAGCAACGCGGTGCGCACCGTGTGATCCGCGATCGCGACGGCGATCATCTCGCCCACCGAGCGGCTGGAATGGCCGACTTTGAGGCCGAGATCCCACAGCAAATAGAGCATCGATTCGATGACCTGCTCGGTCCACGGAGTCGGCTTCCACGGGGTCACGAAAGCGATGTCGACGTCGGAGTGGAGCGCCATCTCGCCCCGTCCGTAGCCGCCGACCGCCATCAACAGCAGCCGCTCCGCCTCCGTCGGATTGTGCAGCGGGTAGAGACAGGTGACGATGAAATCGTACGCCAGCCGCAGCACCTGGTCGGTCAGGAAGGCATAGGCCGCCGCCGTCTCGGTGCCCTGCCAGGGCCGCTCCGCGAAGCGGCGCGCGATTTCGGTCCGCCCCGCTTGCATTGCTTCCTTGAGCAGGCGGGTCGCGGCCAGGCGCCGCGCCGCCTCGTCCCCGTCCAGCGCGGCGAGCCGATCGGCAAGCTCGCGGCGGTCGATGATCGCCTTCTTGGCGGGGACGAGGGCGAAGCGGGTCGTCATCCGCCGGCCTCGGCGGCGAGCCGCTTGAGCCGGTAGACCAGCTCAAGCGCGTCGCGGGGGCTCAGCGAATCGGCGTCGATCTCGCTCAAGGCGGCATGAAGCGGATCCACCGCCTCCTCCTCGGCTTGGGCCGCCGCGGCGAACAGCGGCAGATCGTCGAGACCGGCGGCGATCCCGCCGGTCGCGGCCTTGCCCTGCTCGAGCTTGGCGAGCACCGATTTCGCCCGGGCCAGCACCGGTCCGGGCAGGCCGGCGAGCTTCGCCACGGCAAGGCCGTAGCTGCGGTCCGCCGGGCCGCGGCCCAGTTCGTGGAGGAGGACGAGATCGCCTTTCCATTCGCGGGCGCGGACATGGTGGAGCGACAGCGCATCGAGCCGTTCGGCAAGTCTCGTAAGCTCGTGATAGTGGGTGGCGAACAGGCAGCGGCAGCGATTGCGGTCGTGGATCGCTTCCACCACCGCCCATGCGATCGCGAGCCCGTCATAGGTCGAGGTGCCGCGGCCGACCTCGTCGAGAATGACGAAGCTGCGCTCCGTCGCCTGCGACAGGATCGCCGCGGTTTCGACCATCTCAACCATGAAGGTCGATCGTCCGCGCGCGAGATTGTCGGAGGCGCCGACTCGGCTGAACAGACGGTCGACGAGACCCAGCGTCGCGCGCGTGGCCGGAACGTAGGCGCCGGCCTGCGCAAGCACGGCGATCAGCGCATTCTGGCGCAGGAAGGTCGATTTGCCGCCCATGTTCGGGCCGGTGACCAGCCATAGCCGTTCCTGCTCCGACAGCCCGCAATCGTTGGCGACGAAGCGGCCGCCCGACGCGCGCACCGCATCCTCGACGACGGGATGGCGTCCGCCCTCGATCTCGAAGCAATTGTGGCCGACGAAGTGGGGGCGCGACCAACCGCCTTCGATCGCGCGTTCGGCGAGGCTTGCCGAAACGTCGAGCCGGGCGAGCGCATCGGCGGCGGCGGCGATTGCCTCGGCACGCTGCAGCGCCTCCCCGATCAACGTCTCCAGATGGGCGGCTTCGGCCGCCAGCGCATGGGCACCCGCCTGGCCGACCCGCAATGCCTGATCGTGAAGATCGGGGGCGTTGAAGCGCACCGCCCCGGCCATGGTCTGGCGATGGGTGAAACCCGAATCGGCGGCCATCAACGGATCGGCATGCTTGGCCGGCACTTCGATATGGTAGCCGAGCACGCCATTGTGCCGGATCTTGAGCGCGGCGATGCCGGTCCGTTGCCGATACTCCGCCTCCAGCGACGCGATCGCCCGCCGTCCCTCGCCGCCCGTCGCGCGCAATGTATCGAGCGCCGCATCATAGCCTTCGGCGATATAGCCGCCTTGCGCGGCATCGATCGGCGGCGACGGTACCAGAGCGCGCGACAGCAGGTCGACGAGCTCGCCATGGCCGGTGAGCGCCGGCAGCAGCGCCACGAGCAGCGCCGGTTGATCCGGCAATGCGGCCAGCCGCGCATGAAGGCGGCGTGCCTCGCCGAGACCGTCGCGCAGCTGGCCGAGATCGCGCGGGCAGCCGCGGCCGGCCACCAGTCGGCCGAGCGCGCGGCCGATGTCCGGCAGGGCCTTCAGCTGGCGGCGCACAAGATCGCGGCTGCCGGCGTCGCGCTCGAACAGCGTGACGAGATCGAGCCGCGCCTCGATTGCGGCGCGATCGAGCAAGGGTGCGCCGATGTCGGAGGCGAGCAGCCGCGCGCCGGCACCGGTCACGGTCCGGTCGACCGCGTGGAGCAGGCTGCCGGTACGGCCCCCTGACGTCGAGGCGGTCAGCTCGAGGCTCTCGCGGGTCGCCGCATCGATCATCATGTGGTCGCCGGAGGCGCGCACCACCGGCGGCCTCAGGAACGGCACCGACTCGCGGGCGACCTCGTCGAGATAGGTGAGGAGTCCGCCCGCAGCGCAGAGCGCGGGCCGGTCGAAGCTGCCGAAGCCGTCGAGCGTGAGGACATCGAACCGCTCCCTGAGGCGCTTCTCGGCGCTCAGGCTGTCGAACCCGCCGCAGCGCTCCTGGACTTCGACGCCGGCGATCGGCTCGGCGGCGATGATCTCGGCCGCCGCGAGGCGAGCGAGTTCGGCGTCGAGAGACGCGGCAGGGATCGATCCGAGCTCGAACCGCCCGGTTGAAATATCGGCGGCGGCGATGCCGAAGCGCTCGCCCGCCTTCGCGACCGCGACCAGCCAATTGGCCGCGCGGGAATCGAGCAGGGCTTCCTCGGTCAGGGTGCCGGCGGTGACGACCCGGACGATGGCGCGGTTGACCACCGATTTCGATCCGCGTTTCTTCGCCTCGGCCGGGCTCTCCGTCTGCTCGGCGATCGCGACCCGATGTCCCGCCTTGATCAGCCGCGCGAGATAGTTTTCGGCGGCGTGGATCGGCACGCCGCACATCGGAATCGGCGCACCTTGATGTTCGCCGCGCGAGGTGAGGGCGATGTCGAGGCATTGCGCCGCCGCCTTGGCGTCGTCGAAGAACAGTTCGAAGAAGTCGCCCATCCGGTAGAAGAGCAAGCAATCCTGTGTTTGCGCCTTCAGCGTCAGATATTGCGCCATCATCGGAGTCGGCGCGGCGACGCTACGCTCGCCCTCCGCTGTCTCTGTCTTCACCTTCGTCGCCATGGCGCAACGGATAAAGCCTCGCAGCCGAAAGCGGAACGGCTTCCTTCCTTTCGTCCCCAGCTTTTCGCCGCGGCGCGGCACAGCGCGCTCAGCGCGGATCACCGCGGCGGTGGCCAGCCCTGACGTAGCGTCGGGGGCGACGGCAATCGACGGGTTGCTCCCTTCCGCCGCAAGGCCTTAGAGGGACGGTAAGGTAAAAGAAAAAGGCGCGATCATGAACGAAGGCAGCAACGTCAAATTCTCGGAGCAGGAAGCACTCAACTTCCACGCCCATGGGCGGCCCGGGAAGATCGAGATCGTCGCGTCGAAGCCGATGGCGACCCAGCGTGATCTCAGCCTCGCTTATTCACCGGGAGTCGCTGTGCCGGTGCGGGCGATCGCGGAGGATCCCGCCGCTGCTTATGATTACACCGCCAAGGGCAATCTGGTCGCCGTGATCTCCAACGGCACCGCCATTCTCGGCCTTGGCAATCTCGGGGCGCTCGCCTCCAAGCCGGTGATGGAAGGCAAAGCGGTGCTGTTCAAGCGCTTCGCCGACGTCGATTCGATCGATCTGGAGGTCGACACCCAGGACGCCGAAGCATTCATCAACGCTGTCGCGCTGCTGGAGCCGAGCTTCGGCGGGATCAATCTGGAAGACATCGCCGCACCGGACTGCTTCATCATCGAGCAGGCGCTCAAGGAACGGATGAACATCCCCGTTTTCCACGACGATCAGCACGGCACCGCGATCATCACCGCCGCCGGCCTGATCAACGCCTGCTACCTTACCGGGCGCGACCTCAAGGACGTCAAGGTGGTGGTGAACGGCGCCGGCGCCGCCGCGATCGCCTGCACCGAGCTGATCAAGGCGATGGGCGTGCGCCACGATCATGTGCTGATGTGCGACCGGACCGGGGTCATCTACCCGGAGCGTACCGATCTCGACCAGTGGAAGTCGGCGCATGCGGTTCCGACCGATCGCCGGACGCTGGCCGAGGCGCTGGTCGGTGCCGACATCTTCCTCGGCCTCTCCGCCGCGGGTGCGCTGAAGCCGGAGATGGTCAAGGACATGGCGCCGCAGCCGATCATCTTCGCGATGGCCAATCCCGATCCGGAGATCATGCCGCCCGACGCCAAGGCGGCCCGTCCCGACGCGATCGTCGCCACCGGGCGATCGGACTTCCCGAACCAGGTCAACAACGTCCTCGGCTTCCCCTTCCTGTTCCGCGGCGCCCTCGACGTGCGGGCGACCACGATCAACGACGAGATGAAGATCGCCGCCGCCCAGGCGCTCGCGGCGCTCGCTCGTCAGCAGGTGCCCGAAGAGGTTGCCGCCGCCTACGGGCGCGCGCACAGCTTCGGCCCGGACTACATCATCCCGGCGCCGTTCGATCCGCGGCTGATGGAGATCGTCCCCGCCGCCGTGGCCCAGGCGGCGATGGACACCGGGGTCGCACGTTTTCCGATCAAGGACATGGCGGCCTATCGCACCGCGCTCCGCTCCCGGCTCAATCCGACCACGTCGGTGCTCGGCGCCGCCTATGAATCGGCCCGGGCGAATCCGAAGCGGGTGATCTTCGCCGAGGGCGAGGAAGATGTCGTGCTCCGGGCTGCGATCGCCTTCCGCGACGGCGGCTACGGTGTTCCGGTTCTGGTCGGCCGCGAGGACGTCTACGACCGGTTGCGGGCGCTAGGAGTCGACGATCCGCAGAGCTTCGAGCTGATCAACAGCCGCACTTACGGCCGCGTCCCCGAGATGGTCGATTATCTCTACAATCGGCTGCAGCGCCGCGGTCGGCTCCACCGCGAGATCGAGCGCATGGTCAACCAGGATCGCAATACCTTTGCGGCCTTGCTGATGGCGCTCGGCGAAGGCGACGTGCTGATCAGCGGCGTCACCCGGCCCTACGCCCAGACTTTGCGGCAGTTCCTGCGCGTGCTCGATGCGAAGCCGTCCTGCACGCCGTTCGGAATCCACATTCTCGTCGGCAAGACCCACACCATCTTCATGGCCGACACCACGGTTACGGAACGGCCCGATGCCGATCAGCTTGCCGACATCGCCACCCAGACGGCGGCGGTGGCCCGCAGGATGGGGCACGAGCCCCGTGTCGCCTTCCTGTCCTATTCCAATTTCGGCAACCCGGAGGGCGTGTTCCTCGACAACATCCGCGGTGCCGTCCGGATTCTCGACAATCGCAGCGTCGACTTCGAATATGAGGGCGAGATGGCGCCGGACGTGGCGCTCAATCCGGCCCTGCAGCGAGTCTATCCGTTCAGCCGTCTGACCGGTCCGGCCAACGTGCTGATCATGCCGGGCCTGCAATCCGCCAACATCTCGGCGAAGCTGCTTGCCGAGCTCGGCGGCGATTCGGTGATCGGGCCGATGCTGATCGGGATGGCCCAGCCGGTCCAGGTCGCGCCGATGACGGCGACGTCGTCCGATCTCGTCACGCTCGCCGTGCTCGGCGCCGGCGGCATCGTCGGCTGAGAAGGATCCGCTCGCAGAAACGAGAAGGCCGCCTCGCTCTCCTCGAGCAAGGCGGCCTTTTCTCTCTCAGCCGATGCGATCAGCGGGGATTGTCGGGCGACCCGGTATTCTGGCCGCCCGGCGCAGTGCCCGATCCGACCGCGCCGATATTGCCGAACAGCTCGTCGAGGAAGCTGCGATTGCGGCCGAGCGTCGGCGTCTTGTCCTTGCTCGGATCGATCGACACGACCTGTTCCAGGCCCTTGCGGTCGACCGAGGCGACGTTGCCGGCCGCGTCGAAGCGCACCCGCAGCACCGTTTGCGCGTTCGGCTGCGGCTTGTTGAAGGCCAGATTCTTGGTCGTGCGGGAAACGTAATACCAGTCGGTATCGCTGAACTGGCCGGTG
The nucleotide sequence above comes from Sphingosinicella sp. BN140058. Encoded proteins:
- a CDS encoding outer membrane protein assembly factor BamE; the protein is MTDHQGYLADEALITAVQPGVDNRESVQATLGRPTFTGQFSDTDWYYVSRTTKNLAFNKPQPNAQTVLRVRFDAAGNVASVDRKGLEQVVSIDPSKDKTPTLGRNRSFLDELFGNIGAVGSGTAPGGQNTGSPDNPR
- a CDS encoding NADP-dependent malic enzyme produces the protein MNEGSNVKFSEQEALNFHAHGRPGKIEIVASKPMATQRDLSLAYSPGVAVPVRAIAEDPAAAYDYTAKGNLVAVISNGTAILGLGNLGALASKPVMEGKAVLFKRFADVDSIDLEVDTQDAEAFINAVALLEPSFGGINLEDIAAPDCFIIEQALKERMNIPVFHDDQHGTAIITAAGLINACYLTGRDLKDVKVVVNGAGAAAIACTELIKAMGVRHDHVLMCDRTGVIYPERTDLDQWKSAHAVPTDRRTLAEALVGADIFLGLSAAGALKPEMVKDMAPQPIIFAMANPDPEIMPPDAKAARPDAIVATGRSDFPNQVNNVLGFPFLFRGALDVRATTINDEMKIAAAQALAALARQQVPEEVAAAYGRAHSFGPDYIIPAPFDPRLMEIVPAAVAQAAMDTGVARFPIKDMAAYRTALRSRLNPTTSVLGAAYESARANPKRVIFAEGEEDVVLRAAIAFRDGGYGVPVLVGREDVYDRLRALGVDDPQSFELINSRTYGRVPEMVDYLYNRLQRRGRLHREIERMVNQDRNTFAALLMALGEGDVLISGVTRPYAQTLRQFLRVLDAKPSCTPFGIHILVGKTHTIFMADTTVTERPDADQLADIATQTAAVARRMGHEPRVAFLSYSNFGNPEGVFLDNIRGAVRILDNRSVDFEYEGEMAPDVALNPALQRVYPFSRLTGPANVLIMPGLQSANISAKLLAELGGDSVIGPMLIGMAQPVQVAPMTATSSDLVTLAVLGAGGIVG